The proteins below come from a single Carnobacterium divergens DSM 20623 genomic window:
- a CDS encoding YitT family protein, which translates to MKNTMKQIPIVTLAIAILGVSINMFLAPHHIAAGGVSGIGILAEQAFGIDRALVVLVLNVVMLILTFFFLGNTVFIRTVIGSMLLPLSLAVVPEVMVTQDRLLSVIFGSALFAVGVAILYKIGASSGGTTIPPLIFKKYFGLNTSVGLLFTDAIIVLFNIFVFGVEEFLYAILSIVITSIVMSYIETGLKRRKAIMIMSETHIEAIKLVLQANSNRGITVFSVSGGYTGTEKNMLMIVMDNQEYPGLLKLINEVDSKAFVIAYNVSEVHGLEFTYQPLG; encoded by the coding sequence ATGAAAAATACGATGAAGCAGATTCCTATTGTTACACTAGCAATTGCGATTTTAGGTGTGAGCATTAATATGTTTTTAGCACCTCATCATATAGCTGCTGGTGGTGTTAGTGGAATTGGAATTTTAGCTGAGCAGGCATTCGGTATTGATCGAGCACTGGTCGTTTTAGTACTAAATGTAGTAATGTTAATTTTAACCTTCTTTTTTTTAGGAAATACTGTTTTTATCCGTACGGTAATAGGGAGTATGTTGTTGCCCCTTTCCTTAGCTGTCGTACCGGAAGTAATGGTTACGCAAGATCGTTTGCTCTCTGTTATATTTGGAAGCGCATTATTTGCAGTTGGCGTTGCCATACTTTATAAAATTGGAGCGTCAAGTGGTGGGACAACGATTCCTCCTTTGATTTTTAAAAAGTACTTTGGCTTAAATACTTCGGTGGGGTTACTGTTTACAGATGCTATTATCGTACTATTCAATATTTTTGTGTTTGGTGTGGAAGAATTCTTATATGCCATTTTATCAATTGTAATTACGTCGATTGTCATGAGTTACATTGAAACTGGTTTGAAGAGAAGAAAAGCGATTATGATTATGAGTGAAACCCACATCGAAGCTATAAAATTGGTTTTACAAGCAAATAGTAATCGTGGAATTACAGTATTTTCAGTATCTGGTGGGTATACGGGAACCGAAAAAAATATGTTGATGATTGTGATGGATAATCAAGAATATCCTGGACTATTAAAGTTGATTAATGAGGTCGATAGTAAAGCCTTTGTAATTGCCTATAATGTTTCAGAAGTTCATGGGTTAGAGTTCACATATCAGCCATTAGGATAA
- a CDS encoding M20/M25/M40 family metallo-hydrolase has protein sequence MEKKRVVETFIELVKMDSESKKEGPFQAFLKGKFERLGLEVYEDQTKEQTGLGANNLLCRLAKTKHDGTSLLFSCHVDTVSPGVGIEPIIKDNVLYSKGETILAADDKAGIAVMLELIQRIKEEAIPHGGLEFILSPGEEIGLVGANAFDCTLLESEIGFVLDNGGPVGSITVASPTLMGLDVEIKGKTAHAGLEPEKGVSAIEIAGIAIAKMKLGRLDEETTANIGTINGGVASNIVADEVKITAEARSISHEACVTQVEAMVAAFEDTAAAMGGSVTITQDTKSTGYRLTPEHTTVKLAAKALQKIGCQVNYDVSGGGSDANVFNSKGKEVANLSIGYEKIHTLDEYLPIDELEKAVELAVRLVKEVE, from the coding sequence ATGGAGAAAAAGCGTGTAGTGGAAACCTTTATTGAATTGGTAAAAATGGATTCAGAATCTAAAAAGGAAGGACCTTTTCAAGCTTTTTTAAAAGGAAAATTTGAACGTTTAGGCTTAGAGGTTTATGAAGATCAAACAAAGGAACAAACTGGATTAGGAGCGAATAATTTACTTTGTCGATTAGCAAAAACGAAGCATGATGGCACGTCGCTATTATTTTCTTGTCATGTGGATACCGTTAGTCCAGGGGTTGGCATTGAACCTATCATTAAAGACAATGTCCTCTATTCAAAAGGTGAAACTATTTTAGCAGCAGATGATAAAGCGGGAATTGCAGTAATGTTGGAGTTAATTCAACGAATAAAAGAGGAAGCTATTCCTCATGGTGGACTAGAATTTATTTTATCTCCGGGTGAAGAAATAGGTCTTGTTGGAGCAAATGCGTTTGATTGCACTCTTTTGGAGTCAGAAATTGGGTTTGTCTTAGATAACGGAGGACCGGTTGGAAGTATTACGGTTGCCAGTCCAACCTTAATGGGCTTAGATGTTGAAATTAAAGGTAAAACGGCCCATGCAGGATTAGAGCCTGAAAAAGGTGTTTCTGCTATTGAAATCGCAGGTATTGCGATTGCTAAAATGAAATTAGGTCGCTTAGATGAAGAAACAACTGCAAATATTGGGACAATTAATGGGGGTGTTGCGAGTAATATTGTTGCGGATGAAGTAAAAATTACTGCTGAAGCGCGTTCGATTTCTCACGAGGCGTGTGTTACACAAGTGGAAGCGATGGTGGCGGCCTTTGAAGATACTGCAGCCGCAATGGGAGGTTCGGTTACAATTACTCAGGATACAAAATCAACAGGCTATCGCTTAACACCAGAACATACTACAGTCAAGTTAGCTGCTAAAGCACTTCAAAAAATAGGCTGTCAAGTCAATTATGATGTTAGTGGTGGCGGAAGTGATGCCAATGTCTTTAATAGTAAAGGCAAAGAAGTTGCCAATTTATCTATCGGTTATGAAAAAATTCATACATTGGATGAGTATTTGCCAATTGATGAATTAGAAAAAGCAGTCGAATTAGCGGTTCGATTAGTGAAAGAAGTAGAGTAG
- a CDS encoding MFS transporter — MKKNKPIFKLSLLSMSLLTGSATAITGILPVLKSSYPNVSQSLIESLVTLPSLTILIFTLLSSFVAKKIGNKQTVQLGLMIALVGGVTPFFITNFTALLIMRLVFGVGIGLFTPLAISLISMFFEGDERANLLGYQLGTMALGNALLIFLSGMLLKHGWNVSFLVYLLIIPVYLFVTFNIPEPPVSQDGFLIKTESSKTSIKLNKEILFLIVLCFFTFLIIWIVQLKMPLIFSERGLNKNNPASLVLSLMNVGGLVAGLLFGRAFVLFRHKLLPLGYLLAGMSILFISLSKSGIMIAFWAIFFNFIYSFTGPYIILKVNQISPRSLLTLSTALISVSMTLSQLVTPFFWNGLGALIGIDSASMIIRLAGGFAFIIGGILSLRLIQLKRVKND; from the coding sequence ATGAAAAAAAATAAACCGATTTTTAAGCTATCGCTATTAAGTATGTCTCTACTAACCGGTTCAGCAACAGCAATCACTGGAATTTTACCCGTTTTAAAATCTAGTTACCCCAATGTATCGCAGTCTTTGATTGAAAGTTTAGTCACACTTCCAAGCCTAACAATTTTAATTTTCACTTTATTAAGTAGTTTTGTTGCAAAGAAAATTGGGAATAAACAGACGGTTCAGCTAGGTTTAATGATTGCTCTTGTAGGAGGAGTTACTCCTTTTTTTATAACTAATTTTACGGCGCTATTAATTATGCGTTTGGTATTTGGTGTGGGTATCGGTTTGTTCACACCGTTAGCCATTAGTCTTATTAGTATGTTTTTTGAAGGGGATGAGCGTGCCAATTTACTTGGTTACCAATTAGGGACAATGGCACTGGGGAACGCTTTGTTGATTTTTTTAAGTGGTATGTTATTAAAACATGGCTGGAACGTCTCCTTTTTAGTCTATCTATTGATTATTCCAGTTTATCTATTTGTAACGTTCAATATTCCTGAACCGCCAGTATCTCAGGATGGATTTTTAATTAAAACAGAATCTAGTAAAACATCCATTAAATTAAATAAAGAGATTCTATTCTTGATTGTGCTCTGTTTTTTTACATTTTTAATTATTTGGATTGTCCAGTTAAAAATGCCGCTTATATTTTCAGAAAGAGGATTGAATAAAAATAATCCTGCAAGTCTAGTATTAAGTTTAATGAATGTAGGCGGTTTAGTTGCAGGTCTTCTATTTGGAAGAGCTTTTGTTCTTTTTCGACATAAATTATTGCCTCTGGGGTATTTGCTAGCGGGTATGAGTATTTTATTTATTAGTCTGTCTAAGTCTGGTATTATGATTGCTTTTTGGGCTATTTTTTTCAATTTTATTTATTCGTTTACAGGCCCGTATATTATTTTAAAAGTGAATCAAATCTCCCCTCGCTCGTTGCTGACGCTGTCAACTGCTTTGATTTCAGTTTCAATGACGTTAAGCCAGTTAGTTACGCCCTTTTTTTGGAATGGTCTTGGAGCTTTGATAGGAATAGATTCAGCTTCTATGATTATTCGATTAGCAGGTGGCTTTGCTTTTATCATTGGTGGGATTCTTTCTTTAAGATTGATACAATTGAAACGTGTGAAAAACGACTGA